From Rutidosis leptorrhynchoides isolate AG116_Rl617_1_P2 chromosome 3, CSIRO_AGI_Rlap_v1, whole genome shotgun sequence, a single genomic window includes:
- the LOC139902823 gene encoding uncharacterized protein encodes MKQPASGCILSAVGVDSNNGIYPVAYAIVEQECGSSWTWFLECLGQDLDLSTNSNFTFISDRQKGLIQAVTNVFPCAEHRHCLRHIHGNMKGDFRGVAYKNHLWRCASVTTVPEFEQAMQQLKEFDNEAFVWLAKIPAHQWARSHFTGRAVSDVLLSNMCECFNRWLVDARDKPIVTALEYIREYCMKRIVNVKKNISKTNGPLTPAATKLFEKIKSEAHQCTVLWGGDQRYQVSGKVNQYVVDMETRSCACRKWELTGIPCKHAIAVFYNMSENGLETGEPETWVHPVYLLDTWIKTYQYTIEPLNGRSLWPKAEGMFTLVSPKTISTPGRPKKKRRLSKNEVDVIGDSGKLSSKGKLKKCGTCGTYGHNKSTCTGEKKRSGNVDNKWTKKTVKVKLSPSKKTMVVGKGKKKK; translated from the exons ATGAAACAACCTGCATCTGGTTGTATTTTGAGTGCTGTAGGGGTTGATTCAAACAATGGCATATATCCTGTAGCATATGCCATTGTTGAACAAGAGTGTGGTTCATCCTGGACTTGGTTCTTAGAGTGCTTGGGTCAAGATCTTGACTTGTCTACcaattctaactttacttttatcaGTGACAGGCAAAAG GGTTTAATACAAGCTGTTACAAATGTGTTTCCTTGTGCTGAGCATAGACATTGCCTTAGACATATTCATGGGAATATGAAAGGGGATTTCAGGGGTGTTGCTTATAAGAATCACTTGTGGAGATGTGCTAGTGTAACAACAGTTCCTGAGTTTGAGCAGGCTATGCAACAATTGAAGGAGTTTGATAATGAAGCTTTTGTTTGGTTAGCTAAAATTCCTGCCCATCAGTGGGCAAGGAGTCATTTTACAGGAAGGGCTGTATCAGATGTGTTGCTCAGTAACATGTGTGAGTGTTTCAACAGATGGTTAGTTGATGCACGTGACAAACCCATAGTTACAGCTTTAGAATACATCCGAGAGTATTGCATGAAGAGAATTGTTAATGTAAAGAAAAACATTTCCAAGACTAATGGCCCTTTAACACCTGCAGCCACCAAATTGTTTGAGAAAATCAAATCTGAGGCTCACCAGTGTACTGTCTTATGGGGTGGAGATCAAAGGTACCAAGTGAGTGGAAAAGTTAATCAATATGTTGTGGATATGGAGACTAGATCATGTGCTTGTAGAAAGTGGGAACTAACAGGGATACCTTGTAAGCATGCAATTGCAGTGTTTTATAACATGAGTGAAAATGGTTTGGAAACTGGTGAACCAGAAACATGGGTTCATCCAGTGTATTTGTTAGATACATGGATCAAAACTTACCAATACACCATTGAGCCATTGAATGGGAGAAGCTTATGGCCAAAGGCAGAAGGCATGTTCACTCTGGTATCACCAAAGACTATTTCCACACCTGGTCGTCCAAAAAAGAAAAGAAGGTTGTCCAAAAATGAAGTTGATGTCATTGGTGATAGTGGTAAACTTAGCTCAAAAG GCAAGCTAAAGAAGTGTGGCACATGTGGTACTTATGGACACAATAAGAGTACTTGTACAGGTGAGAAGAAAAGAAGTGGGAATGTGGATAACAAGTGGACAAAAAAGACGGTGAAAGTTAAGCTATCTCCTTCAAAGAAGACAATGGTAGTTGgaaaagggaagaagaagaagtga
- the LOC139902822 gene encoding uncharacterized protein: protein MDDSMDDSWTIRTSETDQKAIDQLYDVYPDLFTIVLHHGGYFRMGSEVVYTEGKTDYIDCFDIEKFCLGQLDSVMQELGYDPTRSVVYRFLKPNTNMDTGLNLLNDNEHRDYLLSCLEDGDVIYKQIDVYAEHEDIKGKRLWSEQINNDNLVVGGVHSDGSLVEGDNSEGSDSEDSDYIVDDENEILDVHVEMKDFNFNIDKNVEFMGNGCNSFEDDEVNIEGTELEVLNNDGFESYDSQSDEEGVRKKRIRNHKKEVEGSVQVGKTFFYLGQKFESKSEVREAVRMHAIETRRKLVIVKNDKRRIRVKCEGLCINSKGGEIVSQSDLSKKTKCDVGPSNLRVKGGVVGKSKDKVTSQIKKAGESCSGKTNKWAKRELHIVCEWVLLVSKEKDSEEWEVRTYRHQHECQPARILKFCTYQFLSNRLVPQIQKNPKIPIKAVRSYLETETELIISEHKAYRAVRKATKMIQGDYKSQCAELRDYVCELKRGNVDTTVKFEVEPGTLKSETRVSREFTFVWDHLRRVLKQ, encoded by the exons ATGGATGATTCAATGGATGATTCATGGACTATTCGTACATCAGAAACTGATCAAAAGGCTATCGACCAATTATACG ATGTATACCCTGATTTGTTCACGATTGTGTTACATCATGGTGGATATTTTAGAATGGGTAGTGAAGTTGTGTACACAGAAGGTAAAACTGATTACATTGATTGTTTTGACATTGAAAAGTTTTGTTTAGGACAACTGGATTCAGTCATGCAAGAATTAGGTTATGATCCCACCAGGTCTGTGGTATATCGTTTTCTTAAACCCAATACAAACATGGATACTGGGTTAAATCTTTTAAATGATAATGAACATAGGGACTATTTGCTTAGTTGTCTAGAAGATGGTGATGTGATttataagcaaattgatgtgtatGCTGAACATGAGGATATTAAAGGGAAGAGGTTATGGTCAGaacaaattaataatgataacttaGTAGTTGGTGGTGTTCACAGTGATGGGAGCTTAGTAGAGGGTGATAACAGTGAAGGTAGTGACTCTGAGGATAGTGATTACATTGTTGATGATGAAAATGAGATTTTGGATGTTCATGTAGAGATGAAAGATTTTAATTTTAACATTGATAAGAATGTAGAGTTTATGGGAAATGGCTGTAACTCATTTGAAGATGATGAGGTCAATATTGAGGGTACAGAATTGGAAGTGTTGAACAATGATGGTTTTGAAAGCTATGATTCTCAAAGTGATGAAGAAGGGGTAAGGAAGAAGAGAATTCGTAATCATAAAAAGGAGGTTGAAGGTAGTGTTCAAGTGGGAAAAACTTTCTTCTATCTTGGACAAAAGTTTGAAAGTAAATCAGAGGTTAGGGAAGCTGTGAGAATGCATGCTATTGAAACTAGGAGAAAGCTAGTTATTGTTAAGAATGACAAAAGAAGAATTAGGGTTAAATGTGAAGGGTTGTGTATAAATTCAAAAGGTGGTGAGATAGTTAGTCAAAGTGATTTGTCAAAGAAGACAAAATGTGATGTGGGGCCCAGTAACTTAAGAGTTAAAGGTGGTGTAGTTGGGAAGAGTAAAGACAAAGTGACTAGTCAAATTAAAAAAGCAGGGGAATCTTGTAGTGGGAAGACTAACAAATGGGCAAAAAGGGAATTACACATTGTTTGTGAGTGGGTGTTGTTGGTATCCAAAGAAAAAGATAGTGAAGAATGGGAGGTTAGAACCTACAGACACCAACATGAATGTCAACCTGCAAGAATACTAAAATTCTGCACTTACCAATTTTTATCAAATCGGTTGGTACCTCAAATTCAAAAGAATCCAAAGATACCAATTAAAGCTGTCAGATCATATTTGGAAACAGAAACTGAATTAATCATCAGTGAGCATAAAGCATATCGTGCTGTGAGAAAGGCAACAAAGATGATTCAAGGGGATTATAAATCTCAGTGTGCTGAGCTCAGAGATTATGTTTGTGAATTAAAGAGAGGTAATGTTGATACTACTGTTAAGTTTGAGGTTGAGCCAGGAACCCTAAAGTCTGAAACTAGGGTTTCAAGAGAATTTACATTTGTTTGGGACCATTTAAGAAGGGTTTTAAAGCAATAG